A window of Ptychodera flava strain L36383 chromosome 1, AS_Pfla_20210202, whole genome shotgun sequence contains these coding sequences:
- the LOC139131993 gene encoding uncharacterized protein, with protein sequence MTSASSNRFTGVTLIIFGIIYLGLGITFTILECYGFQIGFQLWAALVFLITGVFGVLANDKRKRDLIHGYTIFCVCCVIASLILITGLIIAIANEYFGGYCRWFDWFTIEGCSAPVARMVIDIVYLCFAVFGGIAAIGCLYVAGKISSEAEDERKDSQKVYDTKK encoded by the exons ATGACGTCAGCGTCGTCGAACCGTTTTACAGGTGTCACGTTAATAATCTTCGGAATCATCTACCTTGGCCTGGGAATCACATTTACCATCCTCGAGTGTTATGGATTCCAGATAGGATTCCAGTTGTGGGCTGCACTCGTG TTCCTCATAACCGGTGTCTTCGGAGTCTTAGCAAATGACAAGAGAAAGCGAGATCTT ATTCACGGTTACACTATCTTCTGTGTGTGTTGTGTCATCGCCTCGTTAATCCTGATCACTGGTCTGATCATAGCCATCGCTAACGAGTACTTCGGTGGCTACTGTCGGTGGTTTGATTGGTTCACCATTGAAGGATGTTCTGCTCCG GTTGCCCGTATGGTGATTGATATCGTCTACCTGTGCTTTGCTGTCTTTGGTGGTATTGCTGCTATCGGATGCCTCTACGTTGCCGGCAAAATTTCATCGGAAGCGGAAGACGAGAGAAAAGACAGTCAGAAAGTCTACGACACTAAAAAGTGA